From Camelina sativa cultivar DH55 chromosome 20, Cs, whole genome shotgun sequence, the proteins below share one genomic window:
- the LOC109131204 gene encoding EIN3-binding F-box protein 2-like, producing the protein MSGIFGFSGDEDFFLGGSMHNLSPGSCPGVYFPARKRLRIAATSVFSGFEQKQTSIDVLPDECLFEILRRLPSGKERSACACVSKHWLHLLTSITRNEVVESVQDLEGEGFLSRSLDGKKATDLRLAAVSVGTSSRGGLGKLHIRGSGFESNVTDAGLGAIAHGCPSLRVLSLWNLPAVSDVGVSEIARSCPMIEKLDLSRCPGITDSGLVAIAENCVNLSDLTIDSCSGVGNEGLRAIARRCTNLRSISIRSCPRIGDQGVAFLLAQAGSYLTKVKLQMLNVTGMSLAVLGHYGAAVTDLVLQGLQGVNEKGFWVMGNAKG; encoded by the exons ATGTCTGGAATCTTCGGATTTAGTG GTGATGAAGATTTTTTCCTTGGGGGATCGATGCATAATCTATCACCAGGGAGCTGTCCCGGTGTCTATTTCCCAGCGCGTAAGAGGTTACGTATTGCCGCGACGTCAGTGTTCAGCGGGTTTGAGCAGAAGCAAACTTCGATCGATGTGTTGCCAGATGAGTGTTTATTTGAGATCCTTAGACGTTTGCCTTCAGGGAAAGAGAGGAGTGCTTGCGCTTGTGTCTCCAAGCATTGGCTTCATCTCTTGACTAGTATCACTAGGAatgaagtggttgagtctgttCAGGATCTTGAGGGTGAAGGGTTTTTGTCAAGAAGTTTGGATGGTAAGAAGGCTACGGATTTGAGGCTGGCTGCTGTTTCAGTTGGGACGTCGTCTCGTGGTGGGTTAGGGAAGCTTCATATCCGTGGGAGTGGGTTTGAAAGCAATGTGACTGACGCTGGTCTTGGTGCTATTGCTCATGGTTGTCCATCTCTTAGGGTTCTTTCTCTTTGGAACTTGCCTGCAGTTAGTGATGTGGGTGTGTCTGAGATCGCTAGGTCATGCCCCATGATTGAAAAACTTGATCTTTCACGATGTCCAGGGATTACTGACAGTGGTTTGGTTGCAATCGCTGAGAACTGTGTGAATCTGAGTGATCTGACTATTGACTCGTGTTCTGGTGTTGGCAATGAGGGTTTAAGGGCTATTGCACGACGCTGTACCAATCTGAGATCTATCTCTATCAGGAGCTGCCCACGCATTGGAGATCAAGGTGTTGCCTTCCTCTTGGCTCAAGCTGGTTCTTACTTGACGAAAGTGAAACTTCAGATGCTGAATGTAACTGGGATGTCTCTTGCTGTTCTTGGTCACTACGGAGCAGCAGTTACTGATCTTGTGCTTCAAGGCCTTCAAGGTGTGAACGAGAAAGGTTTCTGGGTGATGGGAAATGCAAAAGGG